From the genome of Clavibacter nebraskensis NCPPB 2581:
TGGAGTACAGCGACCAGGTCGCCTTCGCGCTCGCCATCTGCGAGCGCGTGCCGCAGGTCGTCGCCGAGCACCGGAAGCGCTTCCGCGTGGTGCTGCTCGACGAGTACCAGGACACCTCGGTCGTGCAGACCCGGCTCCTCTCGACGCTCTTCGGCGGCACGCCCGTCATGGCCGTGGGGGACCCGCACCAGTCCATCTACGGCTGGCGCGGCGCGAGCGCGGCGAACCTCGCGCGCTTCGGCGCCGACTTCGCGCCGGCCGGCGCCGCCGCCGTGCCCGTCTACGCGCTCTCCACCAGCTGGCGGAACCCGGGCGTGGTGCGCGGCGCCGCGAACCGCATCGTCGAGCCGCTCACCGCCGCGTCGCGGATCCCCGTGGCGCGACTCGAGCCCCGGGCCGACGCGGGCGACGGCCGCCTCGACGTCGCCTACGAGGAGACCATCGCGGACGAGGCCGCGAGCGTCGCCACGTGGTTCGCCGACCGGCTGCGGCAGACCGGATCCGACGGCCGCCCCCGCTCGGCCGCGATGCTGTGCCGCTCGCTCAAGACCATCGAGCCGTTCACGACGGCGCTCGCCGACCGGGGCGTGCCGTTCCGCGTGCTCGGCCTCGGCGGCCTCCTCGACCAGCCCGCCGTCGTCGACCTCGTGTGCGTCCTCCGCGTGCTGCACGACCCCACCGCGGGCAGCGAGCTCGTGCGCCTCCTCACGGGCGCGCGCTGGCGCGTCGGCACGAAGGACGTGCACGCGCTGTCCCGCGTCGCGTCGTGGCTGATGTCCCGCGACCACGCGCAGAAGCCGCTCGCCGACGAGGTGCGCGACGGCCTCCGGGCCTCCGTCGTTCCCGACGAGGTGGGGTCGGTCGTCGACGCGCTCGACTTCGTCGTCGGCGCCCGCGACGGCCACACCGCGCTCGCCGGCTTCAGCGTGGAGGGCCTCGTGCGCCTCCGTGCCGCCGGCCGTCAGCTGCAGGTGCTGCGCTCCCGCGTCGGGCTCGACCTGGTCGACCTCGTCACGGTCGTCCAGCAGGAGCTGCTGCTCGACATCGAGGTCGCCGCGAACGAGACGGATCCGCTCGGCCGCGCGAGCCTGGAGGCCTTCACCGAGCAGGTGGCCGGCTACCTCCAGGGCGACTCCGCCGGCACGCTCGGCCCGTTCCTCGCCTGGCTCGCCGAGGCCGAGCGGCGCGACAACCTCGCGCCGCGCACCGAGGAGCCGGAGCCCGGCACCGTGCAGATCCTCACGATCCACGGCTCGAAGGGCCTCGAGTGGGACGTCGTCGCGGTGCCGCGCATGGTCGAGGGCGAGCTGCCCGGCACGCTCCGGGAGAAGAGGGGCTGGGTCGCGTTCGGCGCCCTGCCGTTCGAGTTCCGCGGCGACTCCGCCGAGCTGCCGTCGCTCGCGTGGCGCGGCGTGGAGACGCAGAAGGAGTTCGCCGAAGCCATGGAGGCGTTCGGTGACGAGCTCGAGGAGCGCAACGCCGCCGAGCAGCGGCGCCTCGCGTACGTCGCCATCACGCGCACGCGGTCCGACCTGCTGCTCACCGGCTCGTTCTGGTCCACGCAGCAGAAGCCGCGGGGGCCCGGGGCGTTCCTCCGGGAGATCCAGCAGGTGGGCCTCATCGCGGCGGGCGCGCTCCCCGAGGCGCCCGAGCTGGAGGAGAACCCGCTCGAACCGGGATCCGCCCGCGTCGCCTGGCCGCTCCCGCCGCTCGGCCCGCGGGAGGCGCGCGTGCGTGCGGCCGCCGAGGCCGTCGCGGTCGCGGATCCCGACGCGGAGACCGTGTGGACCCGCGACATCGACCTGCTCCTCGCCGAGCGCGACGCCCGCGCGCGGGACGCCGAGCTCGTCGACCTGCCCACGCGCATCCCCGCGTCGCGCTTCAAGGACTTCGTGAGCGACCCCGCGGGCGTCGCCGCGCGCCTGCGCCGCCCGATGCCCGAGCGCCCCTACCGGCAGACGCGGCTCGGCACGCTCTTCCACGGCTGGGTCGAGGCGCGGTACGGCCCCGCGGGCACGGCCGACGTCATCGACGCGTCCGGCGTGGAGCTCGACGCGGATCCGACCGAGCCGCCCGTGGAGACGGAGGACCTCGATCGTCTCCGCGCGATCTTCGAGGCGAGCGAATGGGCGGCCAGGAAGCCGGAGGAGGTCGAGGTCGAGATCCACATGGAGCTCGCCGGCCAGGTCGTCATCTGCAAGATCGACGCGGTGTTCCTCATCGACGGCCGCTACCGCGTCGTGGACTGGAAGACCGGCCGCACCCCGAAGGACGCGGCCGACCTCGAGCTCAAGCAGCTCCAGCTCGCCCTGTACCGCCTCGCGTTTGCGAAGTGGCGGGGCATCGACCCCGACCTCATCGACGCCGAGTTCTACTTCGTCGCCGAGGACCGGTCGCTGAAGCCCGAGCGGCTCTACTCCGAGGAGGACCTCGTGGCGCTCTGGTCGGGCGCGCGCACGCCGGACGCGTCGCGCGCACCGTCGGGGGAGACCGTGGGCTGAGGCCGGGAGTCGAGCATCTCCTCGACCTGGTCGACGTCCATCACGGGCAGCGTCTCGTGCGCGATGCGCTGGCCCTCGTCGGCGCGCACCGTGTCGACGAGCGCGCTGAGCATGTTGACGGCGTCGTCGATGATGCCCTGGTTGCGCGTGTCGGTGCCGTGCAGCAGCCAGCGGGCGATCTCGAGCTCGGCGTAGAGGAGCGCCCGCTGCTTGAGCTGGCGGTCGACCGTCACGTGGTGCGCCTGGTTGTAGGCGCGGAAGACGCTCTCGGCGACGTGCTCGGCGCGCGCGCCCAGCACCCAGTGCAGGTCGTGCGCGGGATCGGCCACGCGGAGCTCCGACCAGCCGATCATCCCGGTCACGTCGTCGCCGTCGACGAGGAACGAGGAGGCCTGTACGGCGCCGTTGACGACCGCGGGCTGGAACTGCCAGAGCGACGCGTCGTCGAGCGCCTCCTCCCAGCGGCTGAGCAGCAGGCTCGGCACGAGCGCGGTGGCCGCGGCACGGTCGATGAGCGCGGCGGTCTGGCTGTGGATCTCCGCGGCCGAGAGCACGGGCAGGCCCGCATCCGCCACGAAGCCGGTCGGCAGGCTGTGCACGGCGGAGACGGCGGCGCCGATCGAGCGCGCGAGGCCGTCGCCCGCGGGGATCTCGTCGAGCGAGATGACCCGCCCGGGCACGTGCACGTAGACGAACCCGCGGGTCGGCTTGATGGGAGCCTGCCCCAGGAACTCGGGCACCTGGAACGGCAGGCGGGAGCGGATCCCGGTGCTCAGCGCCCGCAGCGCCACGAGGTCCGCGGACTGCTCGGACTCGGCGGCCTGCGTGGTCGGGACGCGCACGAGGAGTTCGCGGCCGTCCCGCGTGGAGAGGAGCGCGGAGTCGAAGTCGCCCGCGCCGCCGGCCGTGAAGGGGGTGCTGCGAACCACGTCGAGCCCCGAGACGGCCGAGGTCGCCAACGCGGCTAGAGTGAGGTGGGATCTGGCCATGCCTTACAGGTTAGGTCGCTGGGAGCCCTCCGTCTCACCGCGCCACGCGCTTCCGGCCCCACACGCGCACCGTGGGCGGACCATCGGCACCGCCGTCTCCGCCCCTCGGCCCGTCCGCCCCCGAAGTCGATTGGTCACCCGTGCTCGACAGCTTCCTCTCCCGTCTGCCCCTGTCCCGCGAGGGCGTCGACCGCGACGGCCTGAACCGCGACTCGCCCGCCCTCTTCGACGAGCTGTGGGCGGATCCGGCCACGCGCGTCCTCGCGCTCCACGGCCACCGCGCGCTGGGGTCCGCCTCCGACGGCCGCGCCGCGCTCGAGCTGCTGCCGGTCGATCGCGTGACCAGCGCCACCGTGCGCATCTACCTCGGCCGCACGACCATCGCGCACGAGGGAGAGCCGGTCGGCACGCCCGTCGTCGCCGCGGTCCTCACCGACGCCGCCACGGCCGAGCTCGAGCCCGCGGAGGAGCGGTGGCTGGAGCTGCGCACCACCGCCACGCAGCTCGACGACCGCGACGCCGCGCTCTTCACGGGCGCGCTCGCCACCGCCAACTGGCACGCCTCCCACCCCTTCTCGCCGAAGACGGGCGAGCCGACGGTCGTCGAGCAGGGCGGATGGGTGCGGCGCGCGCCCTCCGACGGCTCGCAGGTCTTCCCGCGCACCGACGCGGCCGTGATCATGGGCGTCGTCGATGCGGACGACCGCCTGCTCCTCGGCGCCAACGCCATGTGGGGCGGCGACCGCTACTCGCTGCTCGCGGGCTTCGTCGAGCCGGGGGAGTCGTTCGAGGCGGCCGTGAAGCGCGAGGTGCTGGAGGAGTCCGGCGTCACCGTCGAGGATCCGCGCTACCTCGGCAGCCAGCCGTGGCCGTTCCCCGCGTCCGTCATGGTGGGCTTCCTCGCGCGCGTCTCCGCGTCGAGCGGACCCGCGACGCCGGACGGCGTCGAGATCGTCGACCTGCGCTGGTTCAGCCGGGAGGAGCTGCGGGCGTCGCTCGGCGAGATCGCGCTCCCCGGCCCGTCGTCCATCGCGCGCGCCATCATCGAGGAGTGGTACGGCGGACCCCTCGAGGACGGAGAGCGGGAGTGGTGATCCGCCGATCGTGACCGACCAGCTCGTCCCCGGCACCCCCGGGCGCGACCCCTACGGGTCCACCGCGCCCGGCGCCCTCCCCGCACCCGTGTCCCTCGGCCCTGCTGCCGCGTCCGCGGAGGAGCCCGTCGAGGAGGCCCGCACCGCGGAGTCCCTGCTCGAGGCGCTCGACGACCAGCAGCGGCTCGCCGCCGAGGCGCTCCTCGGCCCCGTGGTCGTGCTCGCGGGCGCCGGCACGGGCAAGACGCGCGCCATCACGCACCGCATCGCCTACGGGATCCAGGCCG
Proteins encoded in this window:
- a CDS encoding ATP-dependent helicase encodes the protein MSGVGRAGDGTVGVEASGPGEGGMISAQRIAETLGLPSPTEQQRRVIESPLEPGLVVAGAGSGKTETMASRVVWLLANGHVGVEEILGLTFTRKAAGELGVRIRARIEQLQQAGLAAVPADAFATPTVQTYNAFANGIFRDSATLIGREAESVVLTEASAWQLARRLVVESTDPRLLELGRGVDPITQAVISLSRAMSENVADPAEVVRLAGSFTGLAELPFGSARIRKAPAADAVAAVGALPPLVDLAVRFQEEKTRRGLVEYSDQVAFALAICERVPQVVAEHRKRFRVVLLDEYQDTSVVQTRLLSTLFGGTPVMAVGDPHQSIYGWRGASAANLARFGADFAPAGAAAVPVYALSTSWRNPGVVRGAANRIVEPLTAASRIPVARLEPRADAGDGRLDVAYEETIADEAASVATWFADRLRQTGSDGRPRSAAMLCRSLKTIEPFTTALADRGVPFRVLGLGGLLDQPAVVDLVCVLRVLHDPTAGSELVRLLTGARWRVGTKDVHALSRVASWLMSRDHAQKPLADEVRDGLRASVVPDEVGSVVDALDFVVGARDGHTALAGFSVEGLVRLRAAGRQLQVLRSRVGLDLVDLVTVVQQELLLDIEVAANETDPLGRASLEAFTEQVAGYLQGDSAGTLGPFLAWLAEAERRDNLAPRTEEPEPGTVQILTIHGSKGLEWDVVAVPRMVEGELPGTLREKRGWVAFGALPFEFRGDSAELPSLAWRGVETQKEFAEAMEAFGDELEERNAAEQRRLAYVAITRTRSDLLLTGSFWSTQQKPRGPGAFLREIQQVGLIAAGALPEAPELEENPLEPGSARVAWPLPPLGPREARVRAAAEAVAVADPDAETVWTRDIDLLLAERDARARDAELVDLPTRIPASRFKDFVSDPAGVAARLRRPMPERPYRQTRLGTLFHGWVEARYGPAGTADVIDASGVELDADPTEPPVETEDLDRLRAIFEASEWAARKPEEVEVEIHMELAGQVVICKIDAVFLIDGRYRVVDWKTGRTPKDAADLELKQLQLALYRLAFAKWRGIDPDLIDAEFYFVAEDRSLKPERLYSEEDLVALWSGARTPDASRAPSGETVG
- a CDS encoding phosphotransferase, whose amino-acid sequence is MARSHLTLAALATSAVSGLDVVRSTPFTAGGAGDFDSALLSTRDGRELLVRVPTTQAAESEQSADLVALRALSTGIRSRLPFQVPEFLGQAPIKPTRGFVYVHVPGRVISLDEIPAGDGLARSIGAAVSAVHSLPTGFVADAGLPVLSAAEIHSQTAALIDRAAATALVPSLLLSRWEEALDDASLWQFQPAVVNGAVQASSFLVDGDDVTGMIGWSELRVADPAHDLHWVLGARAEHVAESVFRAYNQAHHVTVDRQLKQRALLYAELEIARWLLHGTDTRNQGIIDDAVNMLSALVDTVRADEGQRIAHETLPVMDVDQVEEMLDSRPQPTVSPDGARDASGVRAPDQSATRSSSE
- the nudC gene encoding NAD(+) diphosphatase encodes the protein MLDSFLSRLPLSREGVDRDGLNRDSPALFDELWADPATRVLALHGHRALGSASDGRAALELLPVDRVTSATVRIYLGRTTIAHEGEPVGTPVVAAVLTDAATAELEPAEERWLELRTTATQLDDRDAALFTGALATANWHASHPFSPKTGEPTVVEQGGWVRRAPSDGSQVFPRTDAAVIMGVVDADDRLLLGANAMWGGDRYSLLAGFVEPGESFEAAVKREVLEESGVTVEDPRYLGSQPWPFPASVMVGFLARVSASSGPATPDGVEIVDLRWFSREELRASLGEIALPGPSSIARAIIEEWYGGPLEDGEREW